The Rhizobium sp. BT03 genome has a window encoding:
- a CDS encoding ABC transporter ATP-binding protein — protein sequence MPLAKAQALSPQETRKRPLVVMQSVSKVFSSGTVALSDMSLTVESGEFVSLLGPSGCGKSTALRIIAGLGDVTSGAIDWPSSRINARGLPEGDIGFVFQEPTLMPWKNVFDNVHLPLRLRRISKVAAHGEIMQALTTVGLQDFAKAYPRELSGGMKMRVSIARALVTKPKLLLMDEPFAALDEITRQRLNDDVLRLWKTTGITVIFVTHSVYESAYLSNRIVVMKARPGRVHADVPLTTSLERDEHYRTSEEYRKACETVSLSLIGAINAAGEH from the coding sequence ATGCCGTTAGCAAAGGCCCAGGCCCTATCCCCGCAAGAGACGCGCAAGCGGCCGCTGGTCGTGATGCAGTCGGTCTCGAAGGTCTTTTCCAGCGGCACTGTCGCCCTTTCCGACATGTCGCTCACCGTCGAAAGCGGCGAGTTCGTCAGCCTGCTCGGCCCTTCGGGCTGCGGCAAGTCGACGGCGCTGCGCATCATCGCCGGCCTTGGCGACGTGACGTCGGGGGCGATCGACTGGCCGAGTTCGCGCATCAATGCCAGGGGCCTGCCGGAGGGCGATATCGGCTTCGTCTTCCAGGAGCCGACGCTGATGCCGTGGAAGAACGTATTCGACAATGTCCACCTGCCGCTGAGATTGAGGCGGATTTCGAAGGTGGCGGCGCATGGAGAGATCATGCAGGCGCTGACCACCGTCGGCCTCCAAGATTTCGCCAAAGCCTATCCACGCGAACTTTCCGGTGGCATGAAAATGCGCGTCTCGATCGCCCGCGCGCTGGTGACCAAACCGAAGCTGCTTTTGATGGATGAGCCCTTCGCCGCGCTTGACGAAATCACCCGCCAGAGGCTGAACGACGATGTGCTGCGGCTCTGGAAGACGACAGGCATCACCGTCATCTTCGTGACCCATTCGGTCTATGAGTCCGCCTATCTTTCGAACCGCATCGTGGTGATGAAGGCAAGGCCCGGCCGTGTCCATGCCGATGTTCCGCTGACCACCAGCCTGGAACGCGACGAGCATTACCGCACCTCGGAAGAATACCGGAAGGCGTGCGAGACGGTCTCCCTTTCGCTGATCGGGGCAATCAACGCGGCGGGAGAGCATTGA
- a CDS encoding ABC transporter permease: MRNETDTPQLLHLSVNAAGARRRDLALRIAIPFLVIGLLVLIWYAYVKLSGVPPYILPGPAAVANAFVTDWDTLAPALWVTTKITLLSLMLALVGGVGFAIFLVQSRWIELAFYPLAVILQVTPIVAISPLILIYAPSTQVALLICAFLVAFFPILSNMVQGLKSVDHNLINLFELYGASRWQTLLFLKLPAAQPYFMTGLRIGGGLALIAAVVAEFAAGSAGAGSGLAFRLLEAQYRLNIPRLFAALLMLSLLGVAIFAVTSFISWLALHRWHESSLKREN, translated from the coding sequence ATGCGTAACGAAACGGATACGCCGCAGCTCCTTCATCTTTCTGTAAATGCCGCAGGCGCAAGACGCCGCGATCTCGCGCTGCGCATCGCCATCCCCTTCCTCGTTATCGGCCTGCTGGTCCTGATCTGGTATGCCTATGTGAAGCTCTCAGGCGTGCCGCCCTATATCCTGCCGGGTCCGGCCGCAGTCGCAAACGCTTTCGTGACGGACTGGGATACGCTTGCCCCTGCCCTCTGGGTCACCACCAAGATCACCTTGCTGTCGCTGATGCTGGCCCTTGTCGGCGGCGTCGGCTTTGCGATCTTCCTGGTGCAGTCGCGTTGGATCGAGCTCGCCTTCTATCCGCTTGCCGTCATCCTGCAGGTGACGCCGATCGTGGCGATCTCGCCGCTGATCCTGATCTATGCGCCGTCGACCCAGGTGGCGCTGCTGATCTGCGCCTTCCTTGTCGCCTTCTTCCCGATCCTTTCGAATATGGTTCAGGGGCTGAAGAGCGTCGACCACAATCTCATCAATCTCTTCGAGCTTTACGGCGCCTCGCGCTGGCAGACGCTGCTCTTCCTCAAACTGCCCGCCGCCCAGCCCTATTTCATGACGGGCCTCAGGATCGGCGGCGGCCTGGCGCTGATTGCCGCCGTCGTCGCAGAATTCGCGGCCGGCTCGGCGGGCGCCGGCTCCGGCCTTGCCTTCCGGCTGCTCGAAGCACAGTACCGGCTCAACATTCCGCGCCTCTTCGCCGCGCTGCTGATGCTCTCCCTGCTTGGCGTGGCGATCTTCGCCGTCACCTCGTTCATTTCCTGGCTCGCCCTGCATCGTTGGCATGAGAGCAGCCTGAAACGGGAAAACTGA
- a CDS encoding cytosine deaminase: MTHSFISPPNAGRFVLSNATLPAVAVEGFDAPAIEGLVKADIVIADGVISALLPAGAAPVELPRSDLKDGMVWPCFTDMHTHLDKGHIWPRNANPDGTFIGALDAVRADREAYWSTADVGKRMEFSLRSAYAHGTSLIRTHLDSLAPQHRISFEVFAEMRDAWKDRVALQAVALFPMENMVDAAYFADLVAVVREKGGLIGGVTRMNPDLDSQLDVLFRAAADNGLDVDLHVDESDDPAAETLKAIAQAVLRNRFDGKVTAGHCCSLARQDEETAKRTVELVAKAGLSIVSLPMCNLYLQDRYPGRTPRWRGVTLFKELAAAGVATAVASDNTRDPFYAYGDLDPVEVLREAVRILHLDHPLDTAARVVTTSPADILGRPDKGRIAAGALADLVLFSARRWTEFLSRPQSDRVVLRRGKVIDRSLPDYRELDNIVGA, translated from the coding sequence ATGACCCATTCCTTCATTTCGCCGCCCAATGCCGGTCGCTTCGTGCTGAGCAATGCGACGCTGCCTGCCGTCGCCGTCGAGGGATTTGACGCGCCGGCGATCGAGGGGCTGGTCAAGGCGGATATCGTCATCGCCGATGGCGTCATCTCCGCGCTGCTGCCGGCAGGTGCAGCACCAGTGGAATTGCCGCGGTCCGATCTGAAGGACGGCATGGTCTGGCCCTGCTTCACCGATATGCACACCCATCTCGACAAGGGGCATATCTGGCCGCGCAACGCCAATCCCGACGGCACCTTCATCGGCGCCCTGGACGCAGTGCGCGCGGACCGGGAGGCGTACTGGTCGACGGCGGATGTCGGCAAACGCATGGAATTCTCACTGCGTTCGGCCTATGCGCACGGCACCAGCCTGATCCGCACGCATCTCGATTCGCTGGCGCCTCAGCACCGGATTTCCTTCGAGGTTTTTGCCGAGATGCGCGATGCCTGGAAAGACAGGGTCGCGCTGCAGGCGGTGGCGCTCTTCCCGATGGAGAATATGGTGGACGCGGCCTATTTCGCTGACCTGGTCGCCGTCGTGCGCGAAAAAGGCGGGCTGATCGGCGGCGTCACCCGAATGAATCCCGATCTCGACAGCCAGCTCGATGTGCTTTTCAGGGCTGCCGCCGACAACGGTCTTGACGTCGATCTTCATGTCGACGAAAGCGACGATCCCGCCGCCGAGACACTGAAGGCGATCGCGCAAGCCGTGCTGCGTAACCGGTTCGACGGCAAGGTGACGGCAGGCCATTGCTGCTCGCTCGCCAGGCAGGACGAGGAGACGGCAAAACGCACGGTCGAGCTCGTCGCAAAGGCCGGCCTCTCCATTGTCTCGCTGCCGATGTGCAACCTCTATCTGCAGGACCGATATCCCGGCCGGACCCCTCGCTGGCGCGGCGTCACCCTGTTCAAGGAACTGGCGGCCGCCGGCGTTGCGACGGCGGTGGCCTCCGACAATACCCGCGATCCCTTCTATGCCTATGGCGATCTCGACCCGGTCGAGGTGTTGCGTGAAGCAGTCCGCATCCTGCATCTCGATCACCCGCTGGACACGGCCGCGCGCGTCGTCACTACCTCGCCTGCGGATATTCTCGGCCGGCCTGACAAGGGGCGCATCGCCGCCGGCGCGCTGGCCGATCTCGTGCTCTTCAGCGCCCGGCGCTGGACCGAATTTCTCTCCCGTCCACAGTCCGACCGCGTCGTGCTTCGTCGCGGCAAGGTGATCGACCGCAGCCTGCCGGATTACCGTGAACTCGATAACATCGTTGGAGCCTGA
- a CDS encoding FAD-binding oxidoreductase, which yields MPDYQTIKKELEGIAIEDNPALVRQKSRDFYWYSPILKAQLDNVTADLVVTPKNEQEVIQTLKVAFAHGVPVTPRGAGTGNYGQAMPLSGGIVLNLAAMDRIKEIHPGRVVCEPGIVIAQLDKQTKAHSGQELRFHPSTAQTATVGGFVAGGSGGVGSITWGGLRDLGNILRLRVVTMEAEPRVLDLTGWDLQKVSHAYGTNGIITEIEMPLAPAYDWVDALVGHDDFMASVRFSDALAKCNGILVKEIAPIAAPIPHDYFTRHRPYIRKGQSVVVLMIAPHSMDAFLAFSAAHKGEIIFRSDTVESMKGIPHAYELAWNHTTLRALKVDPGFTYLQVQYPGPDHVAKVAKMVEIFGDEVPGHLEFIRFDGQIQCSGLPLVRYTTEERLEEIIKIHQDHGCPIFNPHRYTLEEGGMKRTDKVQLAFKQETDPRGLLNPGKMIAWENPDFDFNAGKNYLFPGLARVMEA from the coding sequence ATGCCGGATTATCAAACGATCAAAAAGGAACTCGAGGGCATCGCCATCGAGGACAATCCGGCGCTGGTGCGCCAGAAGAGCCGCGATTTTTACTGGTATTCGCCGATCCTGAAAGCGCAGCTCGACAATGTGACGGCCGATCTCGTCGTCACGCCGAAAAACGAGCAAGAGGTCATCCAAACGCTGAAGGTCGCCTTCGCCCATGGCGTGCCGGTGACGCCGCGTGGCGCCGGCACCGGCAATTACGGCCAGGCCATGCCGCTTTCCGGCGGGATCGTGCTGAACCTTGCCGCCATGGACAGGATCAAAGAAATCCATCCCGGTCGGGTGGTCTGCGAACCAGGCATCGTCATTGCTCAGCTCGACAAGCAGACCAAGGCGCATTCCGGTCAGGAACTGCGTTTCCATCCGTCGACGGCGCAGACGGCAACGGTCGGCGGCTTCGTCGCCGGCGGCTCCGGCGGCGTCGGTTCGATCACCTGGGGCGGACTGCGCGATCTCGGCAATATTCTGCGTCTGCGCGTCGTTACCATGGAGGCCGAGCCGCGCGTGCTCGACCTGACCGGCTGGGATCTGCAGAAGGTCAGCCATGCCTACGGCACCAACGGCATCATCACCGAAATCGAAATGCCGCTCGCCCCTGCCTATGATTGGGTCGACGCGCTTGTCGGCCATGACGACTTCATGGCTTCGGTGCGCTTCTCGGATGCGCTGGCAAAATGCAACGGCATCCTCGTCAAGGAAATCGCCCCGATCGCGGCGCCGATCCCGCACGATTATTTTACCCGCCACAGACCCTATATCCGCAAGGGCCAGTCGGTGGTGGTGCTGATGATCGCGCCGCATTCGATGGATGCCTTCCTCGCCTTTTCAGCCGCCCACAAGGGCGAGATCATCTTCCGCTCCGACACGGTCGAAAGCATGAAGGGTATTCCGCATGCCTATGAGCTTGCCTGGAACCACACGACGCTGCGTGCCTTGAAGGTCGATCCCGGCTTCACCTATCTGCAGGTTCAGTATCCGGGCCCGGATCACGTCGCCAAGGTCGCCAAGATGGTGGAGATTTTCGGTGATGAAGTGCCGGGCCATCTCGAATTCATCAGGTTCGACGGGCAGATCCAATGCTCCGGCCTGCCGCTGGTGCGCTACACCACGGAGGAACGGCTCGAAGAGATCATCAAGATCCACCAGGACCACGGCTGCCCGATCTTCAATCCGCACCGTTACACGCTGGAGGAAGGCGGCATGAAGCGCACCGACAAGGTGCAGCTCGCCTTCAAGCAGGAAACGGACCCGAGGGGGCTGTTGAACCCCGGCAAGATGATCGCCTGGGAAAATCCCGATTTCGATTTCAATGCCGGCAAGAATTATCTCTTCCCGGGGCTCGCGAGGGTCATGGAGGCCTGA
- a CDS encoding NAD(P)H-dependent oxidoreductase produces MRVLVLHSHPVEESYGKALYKQTLESLQEAGHEVDACDLYAENFDPVLSRHDRLAYHDYPGNTALVKSYVERLKQAEALVLVTPIWNFGFPAILKGYFDRVWLPGVSFELVDGKVESRLRHIRKLAAVLTYGATPFRAFAAGNPPKKIVKRVLRAQINPLRPVTFLAHYDMNNCTPESRARFLAKVKTAMERF; encoded by the coding sequence ATGAGAGTTCTCGTTCTTCACTCACATCCGGTCGAGGAAAGCTACGGCAAGGCGCTCTACAAACAGACGCTGGAAAGCCTGCAAGAGGCCGGTCACGAGGTGGATGCGTGCGATCTCTATGCAGAGAATTTCGATCCGGTGCTCTCCCGACACGACCGGCTCGCCTATCACGATTATCCCGGCAATACCGCGCTGGTGAAATCCTATGTCGAGCGGCTGAAGCAGGCCGAAGCGCTGGTGCTGGTGACGCCGATCTGGAATTTCGGTTTCCCGGCGATCCTCAAGGGCTATTTTGACCGCGTCTGGCTTCCCGGCGTCTCCTTCGAACTGGTCGACGGCAAGGTGGAATCGCGCCTGCGCCACATCAGGAAACTCGCGGCCGTGCTGACATATGGCGCCACGCCGTTTCGCGCCTTCGCCGCCGGCAACCCGCCGAAGAAGATCGTCAAGCGTGTACTGAGGGCGCAGATCAATCCGCTGCGGCCGGTCACCTTTCTTGCCCATTACGACATGAACAACTGCACGCCGGAAAGCCGGGCCAGGTTTTTGGCGAAGGTGAAGACGGCGATGGAGCGGTTTTGA
- a CDS encoding RidA family protein, protein MKIFNPPSVRRPFGNYNHGLLVPAGASLLVTSGQLGIGLDDKVPEDIAAQAEFCFEAIKAILAEAEMSFADVIRISGFVTKREDFPAYMAIRDRYTLDPKPASTLIIVSGFTRPEFLVEVEVTAAKLFC, encoded by the coding sequence ATGAAGATTTTCAATCCCCCGTCTGTCCGCCGTCCATTCGGAAATTACAATCACGGGCTGCTGGTGCCGGCGGGCGCCTCGCTGCTCGTGACCTCCGGCCAGCTCGGCATCGGTCTTGACGATAAAGTGCCGGAGGATATCGCCGCGCAGGCAGAATTTTGCTTCGAGGCTATCAAGGCAATTCTCGCCGAGGCGGAAATGAGTTTTGCCGACGTCATCCGCATCTCCGGCTTTGTGACGAAGCGCGAGGATTTCCCTGCCTATATGGCTATCCGGGATCGCTATACGCTCGATCCGAAGCCGGCCTCGACGCTGATCATCGTCAGCGGCTTCACCCGCCCAGAATTCCTCGTGGAAGTCGAAGTCACGGCCGCCAAACTGTTTTGCTGA
- a CDS encoding MarR family winged helix-turn-helix transcriptional regulator, giving the protein MSSRKNVQNTHMSEKLRELHGALIEIVSVMNRPQRDEQMVREAGISLDRALFPLLVTVERLGPIGVVELADRAGRDYTTVSRQVAKLESLDLVERRGSAADRRVREAVISPKGKAMTDRIDLARERIGRAIFERWDEHDFDELVRLMRKFAEDIGGDTGGAVGESKGEGG; this is encoded by the coding sequence ATGTCGTCAAGAAAAAATGTGCAAAATACACATATGTCTGAGAAGCTGCGCGAGCTGCACGGGGCTTTGATCGAGATCGTCAGCGTCATGAACCGTCCGCAGCGCGACGAGCAGATGGTGCGCGAGGCAGGAATTTCGCTCGATCGTGCGCTGTTTCCGCTGCTGGTGACGGTGGAACGCCTCGGTCCGATCGGCGTGGTCGAACTCGCCGACCGTGCCGGCCGCGACTACACCACCGTCAGCCGTCAGGTCGCCAAGCTCGAAAGCCTCGATCTGGTGGAGCGTCGCGGAAGTGCCGCCGACCGCCGCGTGCGCGAGGCGGTCATCAGCCCGAAAGGCAAGGCGATGACCGACCGCATTGACCTGGCGCGCGAAAGGATCGGCCGCGCCATTTTCGAGCGCTGGGACGAGCACGACTTCGACGAGCTGGTGCGGCTGATGCGGAAGTTTGCAGAGGATATCGGCGGTGATACCGGCGGCGCCGTGGGAGAATCCAAGGGAGAGGGCGGCTGA
- a CDS encoding TetR/AcrR family transcriptional regulator, with amino-acid sequence METGSPPPLTPRKSPRQGRAVATVDAIFEATLQVLASDGLIRLNTTRVALRAGVSVGTLYQYFPNKQALLFAVLERHLDMLAGAIEKAGDHNPYPAKEMIAEAVVKAYLQTQIARAEVSPALYRIAMELDARALIEAAARRSASAIEAMLSTSGNGRFADPGLLAQTLTAALYGTVPPFCHRILSVADAHEAEKQLTIMFRSYLVAQPRQD; translated from the coding sequence ATGGAAACGGGTTCTCCGCCACCGCTAACCCCCCGGAAATCCCCGCGTCAGGGCCGCGCCGTCGCCACCGTGGACGCCATTTTCGAGGCAACCCTTCAGGTTTTGGCGAGCGATGGCCTGATCCGTCTGAACACCACGCGGGTGGCGCTTCGTGCCGGCGTTTCCGTGGGAACGCTGTACCAATATTTCCCGAACAAGCAGGCTTTGCTCTTCGCGGTGCTGGAGCGGCACCTCGACATGCTTGCCGGCGCCATCGAGAAGGCGGGTGATCACAACCCGTATCCTGCGAAAGAGATGATCGCCGAGGCCGTGGTGAAGGCCTATCTTCAGACGCAGATAGCGCGCGCCGAGGTCTCTCCCGCCCTCTATCGCATCGCGATGGAACTCGACGCCCGTGCGTTGATCGAGGCGGCGGCCAGGCGAAGCGCAAGCGCCATCGAGGCGATGCTGTCGACATCAGGGAATGGCCGTTTCGCCGATCCGGGCCTGCTGGCGCAAACGCTGACGGCAGCGCTTTACGGAACGGTTCCGCCCTTCTGCCACCGCATTTTGTCCGTTGCCGATGCTCACGAGGCCGAAAAGCAGCTGACGATCATGTTTCGCTCTTACCTCGTCGCGCAGCCGAGGCAGGATTGA
- a CDS encoding DUF982 domain-containing protein, translated as MRQTAHFRPVGLASVGLGHYAVINSVWDAARTLLHDWPVDDGEDYFEAVKSCLDAIIGDLPPEEVRASFIRAAQEAGIAVIEAAD; from the coding sequence GTGAGACAGACGGCACATTTTCGACCGGTCGGCTTGGCCTCAGTGGGGCTCGGCCATTATGCCGTTATTAACTCTGTGTGGGACGCCGCGCGCACGCTGCTGCACGATTGGCCGGTCGATGACGGCGAAGACTATTTCGAAGCCGTGAAGTCATGCCTGGATGCGATCATCGGCGATCTCCCGCCGGAAGAGGTGAGAGCATCCTTTATCAGAGCCGCGCAGGAAGCCGGCATCGCCGTCATCGAAGCGGCGGACTGA
- a CDS encoding nickel-binding protein, giving the protein MPIFMDRHFLEGISAADVAQAHRMDLDIQDRYGVKFLTYWFDQRRGTAFCLIDAPDMETAQCVHREAHGFVAGEVVEVALSAVEAFLGRIHDPEPAPGQSSADIDPGHRAILFTDIVGSTAMTARLGDRIGTEMVRAHDAIVRRCLGQNSGREVKHTGDGIMAAFSSTTAAVECAMAIQKEFQLYNGGNTEPIHIRIGLDCGEPVEDSNDLFGSTVQLAARLCAAASSDQILVSENIFREYGAADLFGHASRRRLKGFSKPMMVFRCDWANGGLA; this is encoded by the coding sequence ATGCCTATTTTCATGGACCGGCACTTTCTCGAGGGAATTTCGGCGGCCGACGTTGCCCAGGCGCATCGCATGGATCTCGACATTCAGGATCGCTACGGCGTCAAGTTCCTCACCTATTGGTTCGACCAGCGGCGCGGGACTGCCTTCTGTCTCATCGATGCTCCCGACATGGAAACCGCCCAATGTGTGCATCGCGAGGCGCACGGCTTCGTCGCCGGCGAGGTCGTCGAAGTGGCTTTATCCGCGGTCGAGGCTTTTCTCGGCCGCATTCATGACCCCGAGCCGGCGCCTGGCCAATCCTCCGCCGATATAGATCCCGGCCACAGGGCAATCCTCTTTACCGATATCGTCGGCTCGACCGCGATGACGGCACGGCTCGGCGACCGCATCGGGACCGAAATGGTGAGAGCCCATGACGCGATCGTGCGCCGATGCCTCGGCCAGAATTCCGGCCGCGAAGTGAAGCACACCGGCGATGGCATCATGGCGGCCTTTTCCTCGACAACGGCGGCCGTCGAATGCGCCATGGCGATCCAAAAGGAATTCCAGCTTTACAACGGCGGCAACACCGAGCCGATCCATATCCGCATCGGGCTGGATTGCGGCGAGCCGGTCGAGGACAGCAACGACCTGTTCGGCTCGACCGTACAACTCGCCGCACGGCTCTGTGCGGCCGCTTCCAGCGACCAAATCCTCGTCTCGGAGAATATCTTTCGGGAATATGGTGCCGCCGATCTCTTCGGTCATGCCTCGCGCCGACGCCTCAAGGGCTTTTCGAAGCCGATGATGGTCTTCCGGTGCGACTGGGCGAATGGCGGGCTTGCTTGA
- a CDS encoding DUF982 domain-containing protein, with translation MTETRFDPVLLHRQHFIAEITCLDEIFDFLDEWPEDKRGLAYDTLLKACRDTASGRFPLSAARENFRRFLKMSGVLAKVEGAPKFEQLMGDRNIGNA, from the coding sequence ATGACGGAAACTCGGTTCGATCCGGTTTTGCTTCATCGTCAACATTTCATCGCGGAGATCACATGTCTCGATGAAATCTTCGATTTTCTGGATGAATGGCCGGAGGACAAACGAGGTCTGGCATATGACACGCTGTTGAAGGCGTGCAGAGACACCGCCAGCGGGCGCTTCCCGCTGAGCGCTGCGCGCGAGAATTTCCGGCGTTTTCTGAAGATGTCTGGTGTGCTTGCCAAGGTCGAGGGCGCCCCTAAATTCGAGCAGCTGATGGGCGATCGAAATATCGGCAATGCCTGA